ACTGTTCGCCAAAGCTGTCAATTGTTCTCAAAGGAACGGTACCGCCGAACCATGCAATAAATGCGAACATTGTCTCCTCTTTTCTGAAGGTCGCTCACTCGATGTCATTGAGATTGATGCGGCTTCGCATAATAGCGTCGATAATATTCGAGAATTAAGAGAAACTGTTGCCCTCCCTCCAACACTCGGTTCGCACAAAATCTACATCATCGACGAAGTCCATATGCTTTCGACGAGCGCTTTCAATGCTCTCCTCAAAACTATTGAGGAGCCACCAGTACATGTCATATTCATCCTCGCTACCACTGCCCTTCACAAGATTCCTGACACTATCATCTCTCGTTGTCAACGGTTTGATCTTTCTCGTTTTCCAGTCAAGAGCATTGTCGAAAAATTGGAAAGAATCGCGAAAGAAGAAAAATTGAATATTGATCGAGGAGCACTTGAAATGATCGCTCTCACTGCCGAAGGAGGGATGCGTGATGCAGAATCACTCCTCATGCAAATCCTTTCTCTTGAGGCGTCTCCGATTACCGAAGAAAAGGTGATGGAAGTGCTCGGAACAACTAAAAAAGAAAACATCGTCACGCTCCTGCGTCTCATTGCCACAAACGAACTCTACCCAAGCCTCAATTTTGTAAGCAAGCTCTCCATTGATGGCGCAGACCTCTCTGTCTTCTGCGGTGTCTTTCTCCACTACTTGAGGGATCTCCTGCTCGTCTCTGCTGATTCTGTCAATGGAATCCAAGAACTCGATACATTCACCGATGAACAAAAAGAAAGTCTCGTTTCTCTCGCACAGAGTTTCTCTCCGATACAGGTAGTAAGTATGCTCGAATACGTACAAATTGCACAAATTGCTAGCAAAACATCGGTCATTCCAGAATTACCACTACAGATTGCTGTCGTAAAAATCCTCTCAGAGAAAACACCTCTTTCAGAACAAACACCTCAAATAACCTCCTCGGAGACAAAACAGCCGACAACACAATCAAAAGAAACTACAGCTATTCCTGCCGTTACATCAACACCAATCTCAAGTGATTCTTCTGTACTCACAGAACAAAAACACACGACAATACCAGCAAGAGAAGAAGTGTCGGAACAGAATAATGAGGTACTCACAAAAAAAGAAAATACCTTTCCTCAAATCACTCTCGAAACCGTTCAGAAAAATTGGCACGAAGTGCTCACTACAGCCAAAAAGCTCAATGCCTCTCTCACACTCGCTCTCACAACCGCTCGTCCTATCGAAACAACTGGCAATATCATAACCATTGCTGTCAAATATCCTTTTCACAAAGAACGGCTCGATGAAGCTGGAAATCAATTGACACTTGCTACCGCCTTTGATACGATACTGAAGTCAAAAACACGGATAAAAATCATGTTGGAAACAAGTACTATCACACCAACAGAGAATCACACAGCTACACAAGAACAAGTATCGACAATCGACAATCCTCTCATCAATCAGGCAATGGAAATGCTTGGAGGAAAACTCGTGGGAACAGAGAACAGTTGACAATAAGCAAGTAACACAAAACATGAAACAAGTAACAGCTAGCAATTAACAGAAAAGACTCGATCCGTGAATTTTTGTTTTTTGTTACATGTTAGCTGTTAATTGATATTGGGGAGTAGCCAAGTGGTAAGGCAGGGGCCTTTGAAGCCTCCATTCGTAGGTTCGATCCCTACCTCCCCAGCATTAAATAAAACTTAAAGAGGTATCCGTCGTCTGGATACCTCTTTAAGTTTTATTTGTTGTAGGAGGAATGGAGCGAACAGTAAAAGGGAAAAGGGTCGGAAAAACGGGAGTTTTTCCGTTGCGGAGAGCAGGACTTTAGTCCGCTGAGAACCGAGGGGTTCTTAGAGCGCACAAAGTGCGCTGTTCGATCCCTACCTCCCCCTCTTATAAAATCCCTGCTCGCAACGATATAGAGCGCATCCGCTTCCCTGCCTCCCCAGCCATCGTCGCTCGCGAGCAACGTGGTCAGCATAAAAAAATCCGCGCCTGAAATAAATTAGGTGCGGATTTTATATTCTACGATATTGTGATCAGATCTTCTTGTGTACTATTTTTCTTGTACGCCTTGTGCCTGAACTCTTCGTAGAGCATCGATGCGATTTTCTGAGGCAACATCTCACGTTCTACTATTTCATCCAAGAAATGTTCTTCTGCCTTAAAGAATCCTCTCCTTCCTACCTTTTCATTTTCCCAACGAAGCTCTTCTTTCATTTTTTCTCCTGATTGAAGCATCTTTTCATGAGCATCTTGTTCGAATTGCACATACAGCGCAATAACCTTTTTTACGATAATATCATCACCAAACACTCCGCAATAATGTTCCGTCAGTGTATGGAGACGATGAAGGACTTTGGATGCAATGATTTTCTGAGCACGATAATAATGATATTCGTTGATTGTTTTCTTCCGGTCGTTCATCGGTATCAAAAAATCTCGAAAGAAAGATACTGTTCGTTCGAACCAATCTGGCGAAAAAACTTCATTAATATCTTGTATTTGATGTTCTTCTCTCTCGACACGAGCCATCTGCATTTCGATTTTGTTGAGCACTTTCTTGTATACTGGTTCAGAGATTTCACGGTACATGAAAAGCTTCAGGAGAAAACGCTTCTCGGTACCGAGAGCATACATACTCAGTGCTGATTCGAGAGAATAACCATTTTTACGAAAATCATCACGTAGTACTAATAAAGAAGTTTCATATTCTGCGCTATATTCAGCATTGAGTTTCGTATATACTTCTTCATCGACAAATTCCTTTGTTCGATAATCTTTCAATTTTTCAAGCGTCTGAGCATAGACGAGAGCTCGACTCTCGTGGTATTCAACCATCTCGAGTGGGGTCAATTGATCGAGTTTCATTTTTTTGATCATACTTCCAATGCTGGTCGCTTTTACTAGAAGTGTAAAATAAACACAACCAATAGTCAGAGCTGAAATAAACTCTTTGATTGAGAAAGAGTATTCCCATCCAGCAAGCGTCAGATCATTAGGGATAAGAAGTACCATCGTCACTGCAAGTGCGCCTCGGAGACTTCCCCATGAGAGCAAGTGTTGCCAAGAAAGAGGAATATGTTCTTCTTTTTTTGTTCTATTCAAGAAACCAATGACAGGGTAAATAGAGAGAGCTCTCCCGATCATAACCACGAGTACCGTCACCATGATAGGCCACACAAATTGAGAAAAATGTATAGGAAGTCCAGCAAAGAGCAATCCCATCAATATGAAAACAAGAGAATTCGCAATGAAAGCAAAGTATCCCCAGAATTTTTCCATATATTCTTCGACTCGTGGAGAGATTTTACATCTTCCATAATTCCCGATAACCATTGATGCCATTACTGTCGCAATAACAGAGGAAAGATAAATATGCTGCCCTCCAATAATGAGATGACGAGAGAGGAGTTCTGAGAGTATAAAAGTGAGATGCGCCATAAGCATCGTCAGTGTAATCTCGATATTTTCGTTATCGTGTACTTTTTGTATCAGTTTGGCAAAGACAAATCCCATCAAAAGTCCAAATCCGATACCACCAACAACCATCGTCGAAAACATAAATATACCCTGTGCGACAGATTCTATCCCATGGAATCCTTTCAAAGCGATATCAATGACGATAAGGAACAATGCAATAGCGGTACCATCATTGAAAAGACTCTCCCCTTCAAAAATAAGAGAGAGTCGTTTTGGTGCTCCAAATTGCTTGAAAAGAGCGAGTACAGCAACTGGATCGGTCGCTGAAATCAGTGCTCCAAAAATAAGTGTCACAAAAAATGGCACCGGGAAATGAATCCACTGGAGTGCAAAAAACAGTACAAACGCAATAAAAAATGTCGAGAGGAGGAGACTGACTATTGAGAGAAGTGAAATCGATCGAACATTGTCCGTCAGATCTCGGAACTTCATATTGTACGCCGATTCAAATATGAGTATTGGGAGAAAAACAAAAAAAAGAAGCTCCGGGGTAAGCTGAAAACTCTGAATGAAATGAAAGAGTGGTATATGAGAAATCGGGATCAAGAGTGTCCCAACAAGTACAAGCAGAAGCGTGTAAGGAATATGCAAACGCTCTGCAAAAAAATAGGTACCGACCGAAATAAAAATAAGTACAAAAAGAGCGAGAATTATTTCGATCGCCATACGTTTTTCTTTAAAAGATTGATTTCAAAAACACCATGTTATTCTATGCCTTCTTCCCATAACTGTCAAAAGAAAGGCTATCAAAGGATAAGCATACTGTCTCCGAAAGAATAGAAAGTAAACTCATTTGCTATAGCTATCTGATACAATTCGACAATACTTTTTTTTGCTTTTTTATCTTGCAAAAATGCATCTACAAGAAGCATGAGTGATGTTTTTGGAAGATGGAAATTGGTCACGAGAATATCCACTACACGAAACTCGTACGGTGGATAAATAAATATTTCTGTTTTTCCATTCTGTGGCAAAATTCTCTGATCACACATCGAGGATTCAAGGGTACGAAGAGCTGTTGTTCCGACAGCAATAATATTCTTCTTCTCATCCATTGCAGCATCAATATGTTGCGCTGTTTCGAGAGAAATATTTATAAATTCTGTGTGAAGTTTTTTGGTTATGAAGTTTTCATCTGCAAGCGGTGCGAATGTCCCAAGTCCCACATTCAGTGTCAAAAAATCAGTTTCAATATTTTTCTCTTCCAGAGACTGAAATACTTCATCGGTAAAATGAAGCGATGCTGTCGGCGCGGCAACCGATGCTCCATCTCTAGCAAACACCGTTTGGTATCGTTTTCGCAATACATCTTCTGATATATTTGCTCCCTCAAGATAGTGTGGGAGTGGTGTTTCGCCGTATGTCTCGAGTAATATTTGAAGAGAAATATTTTCTTGACTCACAAGTCTCACAAAAAAGAGATTCTCTTTCTGATCAATCACTTCCAAAAAATCTCCATTCGTGAAAAAGAGTTTTTGACCCTTCTCCGTCTTACGATCGACGAGTACCGGAATACATTTTTCATCTTCTATCTCATTGGCAAGGACGAATACTTCTATCTTTCCGCCAGTTTCTTTCTTGAGCCAGAGTCGTGCAGGCAATACCGTCGTATTATTGAGCATCACAAGAGACTGTCTTGGGAGATACTTCGCTATATGACGAAAGGTATCAAAAGTAATCGCATCCGTCTTCGTATCATAAACAAACAATCGTGCACTATCACGTGGCTCAATACCTTGCTTCCTGATCAAATAATCAGGAAGCGTGTAATCATATTTCTTGAGATCAATCATTTTCATAAAAAATTTTCGAAAGAAAAAAGGTTCAATGCAGTACACTAAACCTTTCTCGATCATTATTCACTTCTCGTTCAGAGAGGTGCATCACTCTTTTTTCGATTTTCGACTATTTGTAGAGATTGGCGTATCTGGGATTCTAGTCTTGCGACCGTGAATTCAAAATACTGATAAACTTCTCGTCGCGCTTCTTTGAAGCAATTTTCGAAACGTGCATCCACCAGTGGTGCATGGGGTCGCAAGCCCTTCTCGAGAAGATCGATATAGTATTCATCCAATTCATACAGTAAACTGTGACGAATAATATCAATACTCGCTATTTTCTGTTGTAATTGTTCGATATAAAGGGAAGCAACAGATTCATATTCCGCTGATTCGCGGAGCAACTTGATTGTTTTTGTATGGTATTCAGGAACGACAGTTTGCATGATACACTCCTCGAATGGTGAAAAAGTACTTTGTAAAAACTCTACCAGAAAAAAACTCTTCTGTCTATACAAACTCTTCTGTACAAATAACGATAAAATATTTTGTGGTATTATTTTTTCATTTTCATAACTCCATATATTTTTCAATCCTTAGATTTTTTCGAAGAGCATTCTGATTTCTCGACAACCTATCGGATGAGTATCAAAACTATATATCTGACTGAATTTCATCGTTGGCTTCTTTCGTGTGAGTATATCCCAATACGATCCGAAACCATCCATACGAACGAAAATAACGCCATTACTACTTTGCATAAAAAATTCTATACCACGCTGGAAATCTCCTATCGATTCTTTGTTAATTTTTCCTTCTGGAAAAAGGAAAATCGTTCTACCTCGTTTGAGAAAATCACGTGTTCTCATAAGACCGATGAGTTTTTCTTTTTTTGTCTCTCCGATATCATACCCACCAAGCACTTTCAAAAATGGCTTAAAATAGAACCGATTGTATTCTTTGTTATCAACAGGGAAATAGAGAGGCACGAGTTTCAAAAAAGATCGGAAAGGAATATGGCTCAAAACAACGA
This DNA window, taken from Candidatus Moraniibacteriota bacterium, encodes the following:
- the dnaX gene encoding DNA polymerase III subunit gamma/tau, which codes for MSTSTTLYRKYRPQTFADVVGQKHIVTTLTNALQFARVGQSYLFTGPRGTGKTTLARLFAKAVNCSQRNGTAEPCNKCEHCLLFSEGRSLDVIEIDAASHNSVDNIRELRETVALPPTLGSHKIYIIDEVHMLSTSAFNALLKTIEEPPVHVIFILATTALHKIPDTIISRCQRFDLSRFPVKSIVEKLERIAKEEKLNIDRGALEMIALTAEGGMRDAESLLMQILSLEASPITEEKVMEVLGTTKKENIVTLLRLIATNELYPSLNFVSKLSIDGADLSVFCGVFLHYLRDLLLVSADSVNGIQELDTFTDEQKESLVSLAQSFSPIQVVSMLEYVQIAQIASKTSVIPELPLQIAVVKILSEKTPLSEQTPQITSSETKQPTTQSKETTAIPAVTSTPISSDSSVLTEQKHTTIPAREEVSEQNNEVLTKKENTFPQITLETVQKNWHEVLTTAKKLNASLTLALTTARPIETTGNIITIAVKYPFHKERLDEAGNQLTLATAFDTILKSKTRIKIMLETSTITPTENHTATQEQVSTIDNPLINQAMEMLGGKLVGTENS
- the queA gene encoding tRNA preQ1(34) S-adenosylmethionine ribosyltransferase-isomerase QueA; protein product: MKMIDLKKYDYTLPDYLIRKQGIEPRDSARLFVYDTKTDAITFDTFRHIAKYLPRQSLVMLNNTTVLPARLWLKKETGGKIEVFVLANEIEDEKCIPVLVDRKTEKGQKLFFTNGDFLEVIDQKENLFFVRLVSQENISLQILLETYGETPLPHYLEGANISEDVLRKRYQTVFARDGASVAAPTASLHFTDEVFQSLEEKNIETDFLTLNVGLGTFAPLADENFITKKLHTEFINISLETAQHIDAAMDEKKNIIAVGTTALRTLESSMCDQRILPQNGKTEIFIYPPYEFRVVDILVTNFHLPKTSLMLLVDAFLQDKKAKKSIVELYQIAIANEFTFYSFGDSMLIL
- a CDS encoding sodium:proton antiporter; this encodes MAIEIILALFVLIFISVGTYFFAERLHIPYTLLLVLVGTLLIPISHIPLFHFIQSFQLTPELLFFVFLPILIFESAYNMKFRDLTDNVRSISLLSIVSLLLSTFFIAFVLFFALQWIHFPVPFFVTLIFGALISATDPVAVLALFKQFGAPKRLSLIFEGESLFNDGTAIALFLIVIDIALKGFHGIESVAQGIFMFSTMVVGGIGFGLLMGFVFAKLIQKVHDNENIEITLTMLMAHLTFILSELLSRHLIIGGQHIYLSSVIATVMASMVIGNYGRCKISPRVEEYMEKFWGYFAFIANSLVFILMGLLFAGLPIHFSQFVWPIMVTVLVVMIGRALSIYPVIGFLNRTKKEEHIPLSWQHLLSWGSLRGALAVTMVLLIPNDLTLAGWEYSFSIKEFISALTIGCVYFTLLVKATSIGSMIKKMKLDQLTPLEMVEYHESRALVYAQTLEKLKDYRTKEFVDEEVYTKLNAEYSAEYETSLLVLRDDFRKNGYSLESALSMYALGTEKRFLLKLFMYREISEPVYKKVLNKIEMQMARVEREEHQIQDINEVFSPDWFERTVSFFRDFLIPMNDRKKTINEYHYYRAQKIIASKVLHRLHTLTEHYCGVFGDDIIVKKVIALYVQFEQDAHEKMLQSGEKMKEELRWENEKVGRRGFFKAEEHFLDEIVEREMLPQKIASMLYEEFRHKAYKKNSTQEDLITIS
- a CDS encoding lysophospholipid acyltransferase family protein, giving the protein MTMKQVQKYTLIEYGRSLVQIFLHIVMSYPVRILYGTNRTLPENLNILNRGVLVVSNHQSMADPFVVLSHIPFRSFLKLVPLYFPVDNKEYNRFYFKPFLKVLGGYDIGETKKEKLIGLMRTRDFLKRGRTIFLFPEGKINKESIGDFQRGIEFFMQSSNGVIFVRMDGFGSYWDILTRKKPTMKFSQIYSFDTHPIGCREIRMLFEKI